A window from Nevskia ramosa DSM 11499 encodes these proteins:
- a CDS encoding efflux RND transporter periplasmic adaptor subunit: MTVRRRLLLLAALSLLSACQRESTFEPVATAPKADEAQAPLLARISEAAAAKVDIHTAIAGPAEIRDHLPLYGTIRPNAERVREVVARFPGSIRSVAKAIGDNVAKGEVMATIESNDSLQTYPVLAPMAGTVTAREADPGEQAGSEVLFSITDLSTVWVELSLFPADVGQVKIGQTVTVASVDARLSGSGRIDLVGALGEAATQTLTARVTLPNPGRQWTPGLFVNASVELGADAAAVAIESTALQTLDGVTTVFVPVSGGYAPRSVQTGRSDASRVEILSGLVAGEAYVSAGSFVVKAELGKAGLEEDDADKTEAREAAP; this comes from the coding sequence ATGACTGTCCGTCGTCGATTGCTGCTGCTCGCCGCGCTGAGCTTGCTGAGCGCCTGCCAACGCGAGTCGACCTTCGAGCCCGTCGCGACAGCACCGAAAGCCGACGAAGCGCAGGCGCCGCTGCTGGCGCGAATCAGCGAGGCTGCCGCCGCGAAAGTCGACATCCACACCGCCATCGCCGGCCCGGCCGAAATCCGTGACCACCTGCCGCTGTACGGCACGATCAGGCCGAATGCCGAGAGAGTCCGCGAAGTCGTCGCCCGTTTTCCTGGTTCGATCCGCAGTGTCGCCAAGGCGATCGGCGACAACGTGGCCAAGGGCGAGGTGATGGCGACGATCGAAAGCAACGACAGCCTGCAGACCTATCCGGTGCTGGCGCCGATGGCCGGCACGGTGACTGCGCGCGAGGCCGATCCCGGCGAACAGGCCGGCAGCGAAGTGCTGTTCTCGATCACCGATCTGAGCACCGTCTGGGTCGAGCTGAGCCTGTTTCCGGCCGATGTCGGGCAAGTGAAAATCGGCCAGACCGTCACCGTGGCCAGTGTCGATGCACGACTCAGCGGCAGCGGCCGCATCGATCTGGTCGGCGCGCTCGGCGAAGCGGCAACGCAGACCTTGACCGCCCGCGTGACCCTGCCAAATCCGGGCCGGCAATGGACGCCAGGTCTGTTCGTCAACGCCAGTGTCGAACTCGGCGCCGATGCCGCGGCGGTGGCGATCGAATCGACCGCCTTGCAGACGCTCGACGGCGTGACCACCGTGTTCGTGCCGGTGTCCGGCGGCTACGCGCCACGCAGCGTGCAGACCGGTCGCAGCGATGCCAGCCGGGTCGAAATCCTGTCCGGGCTCGTCGCTGGCGAGGCCTATGTGTCGGCCGGCAGCTTCGTGGTCAAGGCCGAGTTGGGCAAGGCCGGACTTGAGGAAGACGACGCCGACAAAACCGAAGCACGCGAGGCCGCACCGTGA
- the ppk1 gene encoding polyphosphate kinase 1, with the protein MTSAPAPSFLNRELSLLEFNHRVLAQAEDTRVPLLERLKFLCISCSNLDEFFEIRVAGLKQMAKVGATSVGPDGSTPTELLAMISAAGHQLVDAQYRMLNEVLIPALDAEQIRFVRRSHWTPEQDAWLKTYFETEVMPVLSPIGLDPAHPFPRIMNKSLNFIVSLSGRDAFGRNIGYAVVQAPRALPRLIRVPSSVPGTGPNDFVFLSSVIHAHVDQLFPGMSPSGCYQFRVTRNSDLLVDEAEASDLLEALEDELEQRQWGDTVRLEVAHNCPDQLVRYLAEELNLAPGDIYQCNGPVNLMRLLAIPDLVDRPDLKDPPFTPRVPKALSGDLFAAMREKDRLLQHPYDSFGPVLELLRQAAKDPNVLAIKQTLYRTGAKSLVAEALIQAARAGKEVTVVVELRARFDEADNISLAEALQDVGAHVVYGVVGYKTHAKMMLIVRRETDASVPGAAPVLKHYAHLGTGNYHPRTARMYTDYGLMTADPAICRDIHNVFLQLTSLGKVPELKCLLQAPFTLAIGVRARIAREIEQVQAGKPGRIVAKMNGLVEPETIKALYEASQAGVQIDLIVRGMCSLQPGVPGLSDNIRVRSVIGRFLEHQRVFWFHNGGADEVWLSSADWMERNLLRRVEVAFPLRDQAIRERVMEHLLAYLADTTQSWLLQADGRYLRPESTADSEADAIGVQVRMLAEAGVITVPGLAAVDAAEPVLKLVPKPRARRKAAS; encoded by the coding sequence ATGACTTCCGCCCCTGCTCCGTCGTTCCTCAACCGCGAACTGTCGCTGCTCGAGTTCAATCACCGCGTCTTGGCCCAGGCCGAAGACACGCGGGTGCCGTTGCTGGAGCGCCTCAAGTTCCTGTGCATTTCCTGCTCGAATCTCGATGAATTCTTCGAGATCCGCGTCGCCGGCCTGAAGCAGATGGCCAAGGTCGGCGCCACCTCGGTCGGGCCCGATGGCAGCACGCCGACCGAATTGCTGGCGATGATCTCGGCCGCCGGGCATCAGCTGGTCGACGCGCAATACCGGATGCTCAACGAGGTACTGATTCCGGCGCTGGACGCCGAGCAGATTCGCTTCGTTCGTCGTAGTCACTGGACGCCGGAGCAGGACGCCTGGCTGAAGACCTACTTCGAGACCGAGGTGATGCCGGTGCTGTCGCCGATCGGCCTCGATCCGGCGCATCCGTTCCCGCGGATCATGAACAAGTCGCTGAACTTCATCGTCTCGCTGTCCGGGCGCGATGCCTTCGGCCGCAACATCGGTTACGCCGTGGTCCAGGCGCCGCGCGCGCTGCCGCGGCTGATCCGCGTGCCGTCCTCGGTGCCGGGCACCGGGCCGAACGATTTCGTGTTCCTGTCCAGCGTCATCCATGCCCATGTCGATCAGCTGTTCCCGGGCATGTCACCGAGCGGCTGCTACCAGTTCCGGGTCACCCGCAATTCCGATCTGCTGGTCGATGAAGCCGAGGCCTCCGATCTGCTCGAAGCGCTCGAAGATGAACTGGAGCAGCGCCAGTGGGGCGATACCGTGCGCCTGGAAGTGGCGCACAACTGCCCGGATCAACTGGTTCGTTACCTCGCCGAAGAGCTGAACCTGGCGCCCGGCGATATCTACCAGTGCAACGGCCCGGTCAACCTGATGCGCTTGCTGGCGATTCCGGATCTGGTCGATCGCCCCGATCTGAAAGACCCGCCGTTCACGCCGCGCGTACCGAAAGCATTGTCCGGCGATCTGTTCGCGGCGATGCGCGAGAAGGACCGCCTGCTGCAGCATCCGTACGACTCCTTCGGCCCGGTGCTGGAACTGCTGCGCCAGGCCGCGAAAGACCCGAATGTGCTGGCGATCAAGCAGACGCTGTACCGCACCGGCGCCAAGAGCCTGGTCGCCGAAGCGCTGATCCAGGCAGCGCGCGCCGGCAAGGAAGTGACCGTGGTCGTCGAACTGCGTGCGCGCTTCGACGAGGCCGACAACATCTCGCTGGCGGAAGCGCTGCAGGACGTGGGCGCCCATGTCGTCTACGGCGTGGTCGGCTACAAGACCCACGCCAAGATGATGCTGATCGTCCGTCGCGAGACCGATGCTTCGGTGCCCGGCGCGGCGCCGGTGCTGAAGCACTACGCCCATCTGGGCACCGGCAACTACCATCCGCGCACCGCGCGGATGTACACCGACTACGGCCTGATGACCGCCGATCCGGCGATCTGCCGCGACATCCACAACGTCTTCCTGCAACTGACCAGCCTCGGCAAGGTGCCGGAGTTGAAATGCCTGCTGCAGGCACCGTTCACGCTGGCCATCGGCGTTCGGGCGCGGATTGCCCGCGAGATCGAACAGGTGCAGGCCGGCAAGCCCGGCCGCATCGTCGCCAAGATGAACGGCCTGGTCGAACCGGAAACGATCAAGGCGCTGTACGAGGCCTCGCAGGCCGGCGTGCAGATCGATCTGATCGTGCGCGGCATGTGCAGCCTGCAGCCCGGCGTGCCGGGCCTGTCCGACAACATCCGCGTGCGCTCGGTGATCGGCCGTTTCCTCGAACATCAGCGCGTGTTCTGGTTCCACAACGGCGGCGCCGATGAGGTCTGGCTGTCGAGTGCCGACTGGATGGAGCGCAACCTGCTGCGAAGAGTCGAAGTCGCTTTCCCGCTGCGCGATCAGGCAATCCGCGAACGGGTCATGGAGCATCTGCTCGCTTATCTCGCCGACACCACGCAGAGCTGGCTGCTGCAGGCCGATGGCCGCTACCTGCGCCCGGAATCCACGGCTGACTCGGAAGCCGACGCGATCGGCGTGCAGGTGCGCATGCTCGCCGAAGCCGGTGTCATCACCGTGCCCGGCCTGGCCGCCGTCGATGCCGCCGAACCGGTGCTGAAGCTGGTGCCGAAGCCGCGGGCGCGGCGCAAGGCGGCGAGCTGA
- a CDS encoding efflux RND transporter permease subunit, with the protein MIEAGLRFAVERRVLVLISVSLLALFGAWNFTRLNIDAVPDLTNTQVQITSAFPGATPQEVEAQVTYAVETALAGLPGLAYTRSQSRYGLSQVTAVFDDSSDIYFARNLISERLQAVRAAVPPGVAPRLGPVATGLGEILLYAITATPEARQPDGRPWDLAALRGLQDWVIRPQLLQVAGVSEINTTGGYEQEWLVAPSPARLLAWSLSFADLAAAIEANNATLGAGQVEKNGEQVLIRVPGLLKTARDIADVVVTRRGGVPVRVADVAEVSRGVPLRTSAALIDGRETVIGTVIMRLGENSRTVARAAAAKLKAIRASAPKGVTIEPLYDRSALVDQTIATVRTNLLEGAALVIVVLFLMLGSLRAALITAAVIPLAMLMTVTGMVELGVSANLMSLGALDFGLIVDGAVIIVENCTRRLAQAQAAGPLSDEQRRRLAYEAAREVIRPSLFGVAIITLVYLPIFAFQGAEGKLFQPMALTVMMALVAALMFSLTFVPAAVAVALKRAGAEREAGLTRRLRRRYAAVLGSALRHPLPVLLVALALVIVSGAQATRLGSEFIPSLDEGDVLIEVRRIPGTSLSQGLALEKELDLVLAAVPEVRRVFAGMGTTEIAIDPTAPGEGETYVLMKPRAEWPDPAKPKAQLLRELQAAAATLPGTVTEFSQPVALRINELLSGVKSALAVKIHGDDLDTLNRLGAQVETLLSAVPGAIDVKREATEGLPLLNIEPKRALLYRYGLNIGDLQRTVANALSGLDAGHLIDGDRRQAIVIRLPEALRQDLRALARLPIALPDGGAIPLSEVATLTLSNGPNQISRENGKRRVVVTANVEGRDLGGFVDDVRARLSRQLRLPPGVWLAYGGTYQQLVSANQRLMLIAPLTLAAIFGLLLIAFGSVRDALLMFSGVPLALTGGVLALIIRGLPFSVTAGVGFIALSGVAILNGLVLLSFIDKLRREGRPLQEALIEGASLRLRPVLMTALVASLGFLPMALNTGLGAEVQRPLATVVIGGILSSTLLTLFVLPLLYRLVHRR; encoded by the coding sequence GTGATCGAAGCCGGCCTGCGCTTCGCCGTCGAACGGCGGGTGCTGGTGCTGATCTCGGTGTCTTTGCTGGCACTGTTCGGCGCCTGGAATTTCACCCGGCTGAACATCGACGCGGTGCCCGATCTGACCAATACCCAGGTGCAGATCACCAGCGCCTTCCCGGGCGCCACCCCACAGGAAGTCGAAGCCCAGGTCACTTACGCGGTGGAGACCGCGCTGGCCGGTCTGCCGGGGCTGGCTTACACGCGTTCGCAATCGCGCTATGGCCTGTCGCAGGTCACCGCGGTATTCGACGACAGCTCCGACATCTACTTCGCCCGCAACCTGATTTCCGAACGTCTGCAGGCGGTGCGCGCGGCCGTACCGCCCGGGGTCGCGCCCAGGCTCGGGCCAGTAGCGACCGGCCTCGGCGAAATCCTGCTCTACGCGATCACGGCCACGCCGGAAGCCCGCCAGCCCGATGGCCGGCCTTGGGATCTCGCCGCGCTGCGCGGCTTGCAGGACTGGGTGATCCGCCCGCAGTTGCTGCAGGTCGCCGGCGTTTCGGAGATCAACACCACCGGCGGCTACGAGCAGGAATGGCTGGTGGCGCCGTCGCCGGCGCGGCTGCTCGCCTGGAGCTTGAGCTTCGCCGATCTGGCCGCGGCGATCGAAGCGAATAACGCCACGCTCGGCGCCGGCCAGGTCGAGAAGAACGGCGAGCAGGTGCTGATCCGCGTGCCTGGTCTACTGAAAACGGCGCGCGACATTGCCGATGTCGTCGTCACCCGGCGCGGCGGCGTGCCGGTGCGGGTGGCCGATGTCGCGGAAGTCAGCCGAGGCGTGCCGCTGCGCACCAGCGCAGCCTTGATCGACGGCCGGGAAACGGTGATCGGCACGGTGATCATGCGGCTCGGCGAGAACAGCCGGACCGTCGCCCGCGCCGCTGCTGCAAAGCTCAAGGCGATCCGCGCCAGTGCGCCCAAGGGCGTGACCATCGAGCCGCTGTACGACCGCAGCGCCCTGGTCGATCAGACGATCGCAACCGTACGCACCAACCTGCTCGAAGGGGCTGCGCTGGTGATCGTCGTGCTGTTCCTGATGCTCGGCAGTCTGCGCGCCGCACTGATCACCGCGGCGGTGATTCCGCTGGCGATGCTGATGACCGTCACCGGCATGGTCGAGCTCGGTGTCAGCGCCAACCTGATGTCGCTGGGCGCGCTGGACTTCGGCCTGATCGTCGACGGTGCGGTGATCATCGTCGAGAACTGCACACGGCGATTGGCGCAAGCGCAGGCCGCGGGCCCGCTGAGCGACGAACAGCGCCGCAGGCTGGCCTACGAAGCAGCACGCGAAGTGATCCGGCCGAGCCTGTTCGGCGTGGCGATCATCACCCTGGTCTATCTGCCGATCTTCGCGTTCCAGGGTGCCGAGGGAAAACTGTTCCAGCCGATGGCGCTGACCGTGATGATGGCGCTGGTCGCAGCCCTGATGTTCAGCCTGACGTTCGTGCCGGCGGCCGTTGCCGTGGCGCTGAAACGCGCCGGTGCCGAGCGCGAGGCCGGGCTGACCCGACGCCTGCGGCGCCGCTATGCGGCCGTACTCGGCAGCGCCCTGCGTCATCCGCTGCCGGTGCTCCTTGTGGCATTGGCGCTGGTGATTGTCAGCGGCGCGCAGGCAACCCGGCTCGGCAGCGAGTTCATTCCCTCGCTCGACGAAGGCGATGTGCTGATCGAGGTCCGGCGCATTCCCGGCACCAGCCTGAGCCAGGGCCTGGCGCTCGAGAAGGAACTGGACCTCGTGCTGGCCGCGGTGCCGGAAGTGCGCCGCGTGTTTGCCGGCATGGGCACTACCGAAATCGCCATCGACCCGACCGCGCCCGGCGAAGGCGAAACCTATGTGCTGATGAAACCGCGCGCCGAATGGCCCGATCCCGCCAAGCCGAAGGCGCAACTGCTGCGCGAACTGCAGGCGGCGGCAGCGACCCTGCCGGGCACGGTCACCGAGTTCTCGCAGCCGGTGGCGCTGCGAATTAACGAGCTGCTGTCTGGCGTCAAGAGCGCGCTGGCGGTGAAGATCCACGGCGACGATCTGGACACCCTGAACCGCCTCGGCGCGCAGGTCGAAACCCTGCTCTCGGCCGTGCCCGGCGCGATCGACGTGAAGCGCGAAGCCACCGAAGGCCTGCCGCTGCTCAACATCGAGCCGAAGCGCGCGCTGCTCTATCGCTACGGCCTGAATATCGGCGATCTGCAGCGCACAGTGGCCAACGCGCTGTCCGGCCTCGATGCCGGTCATCTGATCGATGGCGACCGTCGTCAGGCCATCGTCATCCGCCTGCCGGAAGCGCTGCGCCAGGACTTGCGGGCGCTAGCGCGGCTGCCGATCGCATTGCCGGACGGCGGCGCGATCCCGCTTAGCGAAGTGGCAACGCTGACCTTGAGCAACGGCCCGAACCAGATTTCCCGTGAGAACGGCAAGCGCCGCGTGGTGGTCACCGCCAACGTCGAAGGCCGCGATCTCGGCGGCTTCGTCGACGACGTACGCGCCCGGCTGAGCCGCCAGCTACGCCTGCCGCCCGGCGTCTGGCTGGCCTACGGCGGCACTTATCAGCAACTGGTGTCGGCGAATCAGCGGCTGATGCTGATCGCCCCGCTCACGCTAGCCGCGATCTTCGGACTGCTGCTGATCGCCTTCGGCAGCGTTCGCGATGCCTTGCTGATGTTCAGTGGCGTGCCGCTGGCGCTGACCGGCGGCGTGCTGGCCTTGATCATCCGTGGGCTGCCGTTCTCGGTCACCGCCGGCGTCGGCTTCATCGCGCTATCCGGTGTGGCG
- a CDS encoding TolC family protein, with the protein MAARAWRLMAGMGLLLTAAAYAQPPDAKLSLRDAVRAALAGNPELRNFAYAFKAQDGQAAQAAVRPNPQLDFQAEDFLGTGQSRGFTGAEFSLSLSQTLELGDKRRRRVEVASEERRIIEAERQVRQLDVVAEVARRFVGVAADQERVALAARAVQLAAATRDEVQKRVDAARSPLAEASRAGIALARAQLDQTEVQRQLAADRQRLATLWGDREPAFAQVSAALYRLPAVDAFEQLRDRLERNPDLARFLSEARLRDAELRLALAAGVQNLTLEAGLRRTQQGGDEALLFGATLPLGFNDRNAGNIASARAARERVDAERVALALRLNSELYGLYQQLAQARAEVEGLEREILPRAHDALKQAEYAYQRGRYGYLEWVDVQRELLAVERQHIDAAERYHLTLNEIERLTGEALPAATTTTAPAGAAP; encoded by the coding sequence ATGGCAGCGCGCGCGTGGCGGCTCATGGCCGGAATGGGCCTGCTGCTGACTGCGGCGGCCTACGCCCAGCCGCCCGACGCTAAACTGAGCTTGCGCGACGCCGTTCGTGCCGCGCTCGCCGGCAATCCCGAGCTGCGCAACTTTGCCTACGCGTTCAAGGCCCAGGACGGGCAGGCAGCACAGGCGGCGGTGCGGCCGAATCCGCAACTCGATTTCCAGGCCGAGGACTTTCTCGGCACCGGCCAGAGTCGCGGCTTCACCGGTGCCGAGTTCTCGCTGTCCCTGAGCCAGACCCTCGAACTCGGCGACAAGCGCCGGCGCCGGGTCGAGGTGGCCAGCGAGGAGCGGCGGATCATCGAAGCCGAACGCCAGGTCCGCCAGCTCGACGTGGTCGCCGAAGTCGCGCGTCGCTTCGTCGGGGTAGCGGCAGATCAGGAACGGGTCGCGCTCGCGGCCCGCGCCGTGCAACTGGCCGCGGCAACACGCGACGAGGTGCAGAAGCGGGTCGACGCCGCCCGTTCGCCGCTCGCCGAAGCCAGCCGCGCCGGCATCGCGCTTGCGCGCGCACAGCTTGATCAGACCGAGGTGCAGCGTCAGCTCGCCGCCGATCGCCAGCGGCTCGCCACCCTGTGGGGCGACCGCGAGCCCGCCTTCGCGCAGGTCTCCGCGGCTCTGTATCGCCTGCCGGCAGTCGATGCTTTCGAGCAGCTGCGCGATCGGCTGGAACGCAATCCCGATCTCGCCCGATTCCTGAGCGAGGCCCGCCTGCGCGATGCCGAACTGCGGCTGGCGCTGGCCGCCGGCGTGCAGAACCTGACCCTGGAAGCGGGCCTGCGCCGCACCCAGCAGGGCGGCGATGAAGCGCTGCTGTTCGGCGCGACATTGCCGCTGGGCTTCAATGATCGCAATGCCGGCAACATCGCCTCGGCGCGCGCGGCGCGGGAAAGAGTCGATGCCGAACGGGTGGCACTGGCGCTGCGCCTGAACAGCGAGCTGTACGGGCTCTATCAGCAGCTGGCGCAGGCGCGCGCCGAAGTCGAAGGCCTGGAGAGGGAAATCCTGCCGCGCGCCCATGACGCGCTGAAGCAAGCCGAATACGCCTACCAGCGCGGTCGCTACGGCTATCTGGAATGGGTAGACGTGCAGCGCGAACTGCTGGCCGTCGAGCGCCAGCACATCGACGCTGCCGAGCGTTACCACCTGACCCTGAACGAGATCGAGCGGCTGACCGGCGAAGCGCTGCCGGCCGCGACAACGACGACCGCACCTGCCGGAGCTGCGCCATGA
- a CDS encoding protein kinase domain-containing protein, which yields MEAKVPRRDTPLYRYRFGAVEFDEARQTLSVDGELVELEQRPLQLLAELLRHPDEVVTREELLDSVWAGRPTVDNVLANAVTKLRKALGEVEGARIITLPRIGYRLIGPVERSTVGRQLKTQLALAPGAPVPGRDGFRLEALLGSSSGAEVWRAHHPKSGESRIYKFSRDGERLAALKREATLARLLREALGARDDLIRLLDWNFESPPFFLECEDGGSDLAAWAAQGHLAALDVEARIALFLAIAEAVAAAHSVGVLHKDLKPANVLIARHPSATGEPGWQPKLGDFGSGRLLEPERLEALGITRLGFTVADAATDASGTPLYLAPELIAGRSPTVQSDVYALGLILYQLLVGDLKRPMATGWEQDIADPLARTDIAAATAGQPQQRLETVAALIQRLRDRDRRRETADRLHDAETRAALAERRLERSHGRRPWMLAAAAVLVLGLAVSLWQARRASLARDEAHRQAALAEASNRFLTDDLLGAAGAGGATTAWYQRNPPLREVIDRAAERLGSRFEGAPLVEAGLRRTLGRAYRALGNYDLAEPQLARALTLFDAALGPLSDEAVLTGYERALSLSFLSRFDEARDQLARSDAAAGARLLAVGDVALRAQLAHGTWHYQKIEPEAALARYRNAQRLNQLLYPDDAATAAHIDGSIAGCLLRLQRPREAELIAREMLSGERYSEANVGGAVLASARLNLANALRAQNRVGEAIPYAQAAVGSFEQLEGPDAQRTINALSSLGRLQSMAGDSSAALTVQREVLARSLRRWGAKNQYTLVERMNLGFLEAEQGQRDAALIDLRAAEAGLVETSGAQSALVQAARFGLADLAGDLGRYSEALQALAGIDAKALQATTSDPGRAELLTALKARIVHQRDHSPASRQALDQAITAMNKAGVAASDIEPFQAVLVGQ from the coding sequence ATGGAAGCCAAGGTGCCGCGCCGCGACACGCCGCTGTATCGCTACCGTTTCGGTGCGGTGGAATTCGACGAGGCGCGGCAGACGCTGAGCGTCGATGGCGAATTGGTCGAACTCGAACAGCGGCCCTTGCAGCTGCTTGCCGAGCTGCTGCGCCATCCGGATGAAGTCGTCACCCGCGAGGAGCTGCTGGACTCGGTGTGGGCCGGCCGGCCGACCGTCGACAACGTGCTGGCCAACGCCGTCACCAAGCTGCGCAAGGCGCTGGGCGAAGTGGAAGGCGCAAGGATCATCACGTTGCCGCGGATCGGCTATCGGCTGATCGGTCCCGTCGAACGCTCGACCGTCGGCCGTCAACTCAAGACCCAGCTGGCGCTTGCGCCGGGCGCGCCGGTGCCGGGGCGCGACGGCTTCCGGCTGGAAGCGCTGCTCGGTAGCAGCTCCGGCGCCGAAGTCTGGCGCGCGCACCATCCGAAGTCCGGCGAATCACGCATCTACAAGTTCAGCCGGGACGGTGAACGACTGGCGGCGCTGAAGCGCGAAGCGACCCTGGCCCGGCTGCTTCGGGAAGCGCTGGGCGCTCGCGACGATCTGATCCGCCTGCTCGACTGGAACTTCGAGTCACCGCCGTTCTTTCTCGAATGCGAGGACGGCGGCAGCGATCTCGCCGCGTGGGCCGCGCAGGGCCATCTCGCCGCGCTCGACGTTGAAGCGCGGATCGCGCTGTTTCTCGCGATTGCCGAGGCCGTTGCTGCCGCTCATTCGGTCGGCGTGCTGCACAAGGATCTGAAGCCGGCCAATGTGCTGATTGCACGGCATCCCTCGGCGACGGGCGAGCCCGGCTGGCAGCCGAAACTCGGCGATTTCGGCAGTGGCAGATTGCTGGAGCCGGAGCGTCTCGAAGCGCTCGGCATCACCCGGCTCGGCTTCACGGTGGCCGACGCAGCGACCGACGCCAGCGGCACGCCGCTGTATCTGGCACCCGAGCTGATCGCCGGGCGAAGTCCGACCGTGCAGAGCGATGTCTACGCGCTCGGCCTGATCCTGTACCAGCTGCTGGTCGGCGATCTGAAGCGGCCGATGGCGACCGGCTGGGAGCAGGACATCGCCGATCCGCTGGCTCGCACCGATATCGCGGCGGCAACCGCGGGCCAGCCCCAGCAGCGGCTGGAAACGGTCGCCGCCCTGATCCAGCGGCTGCGCGACCGTGACCGTCGCCGCGAGACCGCAGACCGGCTGCACGATGCAGAGACTCGGGCGGCGCTCGCCGAACGCCGGCTCGAACGCAGCCATGGGCGGCGGCCATGGATGCTCGCCGCTGCCGCGGTACTGGTCCTCGGATTGGCAGTCAGCCTGTGGCAGGCCCGCCGGGCCAGTCTGGCCCGCGACGAGGCGCATCGGCAGGCCGCGCTCGCCGAAGCCTCGAACCGCTTCCTGACCGATGACCTGCTCGGCGCCGCCGGTGCCGGCGGCGCCACCACCGCCTGGTATCAGCGCAACCCGCCGCTGCGCGAAGTGATCGACCGCGCGGCCGAACGGCTGGGCAGCCGGTTCGAGGGCGCGCCGCTGGTCGAGGCCGGGCTGCGGCGGACGCTGGGCCGCGCCTATCGGGCACTGGGCAACTACGATCTCGCCGAGCCGCAGCTGGCTCGCGCGCTGACCCTGTTCGATGCCGCCCTCGGGCCGCTGTCCGACGAGGCGGTGCTGACCGGCTACGAACGGGCACTGTCCTTGAGCTTCCTGTCGCGCTTCGACGAAGCCCGCGACCAGCTGGCTCGCAGCGATGCGGCCGCTGGCGCCCGGCTGCTGGCAGTCGGCGACGTGGCCTTGCGCGCCCAGCTGGCGCACGGCACCTGGCATTACCAGAAGATCGAACCGGAAGCCGCGCTGGCCCGCTACCGCAATGCCCAGCGCCTGAACCAGCTGCTTTATCCGGATGACGCCGCCACCGCGGCCCATATCGACGGCAGCATCGCCGGCTGCCTGCTGCGCCTGCAGCGGCCACGCGAAGCCGAGCTGATCGCCCGCGAAATGCTGTCCGGCGAACGCTATAGCGAAGCCAATGTCGGCGGCGCGGTGCTGGCCAGCGCCCGGCTGAACCTGGCCAATGCCTTGCGCGCCCAGAATCGCGTCGGCGAAGCGATTCCGTACGCGCAAGCCGCGGTCGGCAGTTTCGAGCAGCTCGAAGGCCCTGACGCGCAGCGAACGATCAACGCGCTGTCCAGCCTCGGCCGCCTGCAGTCGATGGCCGGTGACAGCAGCGCCGCGCTCACCGTGCAGCGCGAGGTGCTGGCCCGTTCGCTGCGCCGCTGGGGCGCGAAGAACCAGTACACCCTGGTCGAGCGGATGAATCTCGGTTTCCTGGAAGCCGAGCAGGGCCAGCGCGACGCTGCGCTGATCGATCTGCGCGCGGCGGAAGCTGGGCTGGTCGAAACCTCGGGGGCGCAATCGGCGCTGGTTCAAGCCGCCCGCTTCGGACTCGCCGATCTCGCCGGCGACCTCGGCCGCTACTCGGAAGCGCTGCAGGCCTTGGCTGGCATCGATGCGAAAGCGCTGCAGGCGACCACCAGCGATCCCGGCCGCGCCGAACTGCTGACGGCACTGAAGGCGAGGATCGTCCACCAGCGCGACCACAGCCCGGCCAGCCGACAGGCGCTCGATCAGGCGATCACTGCGATGAACAAGGCCGGTGTGGCCGCCAGCGATATCGAGCCGTTCCAGGCGGTACTCGTCGGTCAATGA